From the Helicobacter pylori genome, one window contains:
- the groL gene encoding chaperonin GroEL (60 kDa chaperone family; promotes refolding of misfolded polypeptides especially under stressful conditions; forms two stacked rings of heptamers to form a barrel-shaped 14mer; ends can be capped by GroES; misfolded proteins enter the barrel where they are refolded when GroES binds): protein MAKEIKFSDSARNLLFEGVRQLHDAVKVTMGPRGRNVLIQKSYGAPSITKDGVSVAKEIELSCPVANMGAQLVKEVASKTADAAGDGTTTATVLAYSIFKEGLRNITAGANPIEVKRGMDKAAEAIINELKKASKKVGGKEEITQVATISANSDHNIGKLIADAMEKVGKDGVITVEEAKGIEDELDVVEGMQFDRGYLSPYFVTNAEKMTAQLDNAYILLTDKKISSMKDILPLLEKTMKEGKPLLIIAEDIEGEALTTLVVNKLRGVLNIAAVKAPGFGDRRKEMLKDIAILTGGQVISEELGLSLENAEVEFLGKAGRIVIDKDNTTIVDGKGHSDDVKDRVAQIKTQIASTTSDYDKEKLQERLAKLSGGVAVIKVGAASEVEMKEKKDRVDDALSATKAAVEEGIVIGGGAALIRAAQKVHLNLHDDEKVGYEIIMRAIKAPLAQIAINAGYDGGVVVNEVQKHEGHFGFNASNGKYVDMFKEGIIDPLKVERIALQNAVSVSSLLLTTEATVHEIKEEKAAPAMPDMGGMGGMGGMGGMM, encoded by the coding sequence ATGGCAAAAGAAATTAAATTTTCAGATAGCGCGAGAAACCTTCTATTTGAAGGCGTGAGACAACTCCATGACGCTGTTAAAGTTACCATGGGGCCAAGAGGCAGGAACGTGTTGATCCAAAAAAGCTATGGCGCTCCAAGCATCACCAAAGATGGCGTGAGCGTGGCTAAAGAGATTGAATTAAGTTGCCCGGTGGCTAACATGGGCGCTCAACTCGTTAAAGAAGTAGCGAGCAAAACCGCTGATGCTGCCGGCGATGGCACGACCACCGCGACCGTGCTGGCTTATAGCATTTTTAAAGAAGGGTTGAGGAATATCACGGCTGGGGCTAACCCTATTGAAGTGAAACGAGGCATGGATAAAGCCGCTGAAGCGATTATTAATGAGCTTAAAAAAGCGAGCAAAAAAGTGGGCGGTAAAGAAGAAATCACCCAAGTGGCGACCATTTCTGCCAACTCGGATCACAATATCGGGAAACTCATCGCTGACGCTATGGAAAAAGTGGGTAAAGACGGCGTGATCACCGTTGAAGAAGCTAAGGGCATTGAAGACGAATTAGATGTTGTAGAAGGCATGCAATTTGATAGAGGCTATCTCTCCCCTTATTTTGTAACGAACGCTGAGAAAATGACCGCTCAATTGGATAACGCTTACATCCTTTTAACGGATAAAAAAATCTCTAGCATGAAAGACATTCTCCCGCTACTAGAAAAAACCATGAAAGAGGGCAAACCGCTTTTAATCATCGCTGAAGACATTGAGGGCGAAGCTTTAACGACTCTAGTGGTGAATAAATTAAGAGGCGTGTTGAATATCGCAGCGGTCAAAGCTCCAGGCTTTGGGGACAGGAGAAAAGAAATGCTAAAAGACATCGCTATTTTAACCGGCGGTCAAGTCATTAGCGAAGAATTAGGCTTGAGTTTAGAAAACGCTGAAGTGGAGTTTTTAGGCAAAGCCGGAAGGATTGTGATTGACAAAGACAACACCACGATCGTGGATGGCAAAGGCCATAGCGATGACGTTAAAGACAGAGTCGCGCAAATCAAAACCCAAATCGCAAGCACGACAAGCGATTATGACAAAGAAAAATTGCAAGAAAGGTTGGCTAAACTCTCTGGCGGTGTGGCTGTGATCAAAGTGGGTGCTGCGAGTGAAGTGGAAATGAAAGAGAAAAAAGACCGGGTGGATGACGCGTTGAGCGCGACTAAAGCGGCGGTTGAAGAAGGCATTGTGATTGGCGGCGGTGCGGCTCTTATTCGCGCGGCTCAAAAAGTGCATTTGAATTTACACGATGATGAAAAAGTGGGCTATGAAATCATCATGCGCGCCATTAAAGCCCCATTAGCTCAAATCGCTATCAATGCCGGTTATGATGGCGGTGTGGTCGTGAATGAAGTGCAAAAACACGAAGGGCATTTTGGTTTTAACGCTAGCAATGGCAAGTATGTGGACATGTTTAAAGAAGGCATTATTGACCCCCTAAAAGTAGAAAGGATCGCTTTACAGAATGCGGTTTCGGTTTCAAGCCTGCTTTTAACCACAGAAGCCACCGTGCATGAAATCAAAGAAGAAAAAGCGGCCCCAGCAATGCCTGATATGGGTGGCATGGGCGGAATGGGAGGCATGGGTGGCATGATGTAA
- the nusB gene encoding transcription antitermination factor NusB encodes MATRTQARGAVVELLYAFESGNEEIKKIASSMLEEKKIKNNQLAFALSLFNGVLERINEIDALIEPHLKDWDFKRLGSMEKAILRLGAYEIGFTPTQNPIIINECIELGKLYAEPNTPKFLNAILDSLSKKLAQKPLN; translated from the coding sequence ATGGCGACACGGACTCAAGCCAGGGGGGCTGTGGTTGAATTGTTGTATGCGTTTGAGAGCGGTAATGAAGAAATTAAAAAAATCGCTTCCAGCATGTTAGAAGAAAAAAAGATTAAAAACAACCAGCTTGCTTTCGCTTTAAGCCTTTTTAATGGCGTGTTAGAAAGAATCAATGAAATTGACGCCCTCATTGAACCGCATTTGAAAGACTGGGATTTCAAGCGATTAGGGAGCATGGAAAAGGCGATTTTACGCTTAGGGGCGTATGAAATTGGCTTCACGCCCACACAAAACCCTATCATCATCAATGAATGCATAGAGCTTGGCAAACTCTACGCTGAGCCTAACACCCCTAAATTTTTAAACGCTATCTTGGATTCTTTGAGCAAAAAGCTCGCTCAAAAACCCTTGAATTGA
- the dnaG gene encoding DNA primase, translated as MILKSSIDRLLQTIDIVEVISSYVDLRKSGSNYMACCPFHEERSASFSVNQIKGFYHCFGCGASGDSIKFVMAFEKLSFVEALEKLAHRFNITLEYDKSAYYDHKEDYHLLEMVSSLYQEELFNAPFFLNYLQKRGLSIESIKAFKLGLCTNRIDYGIENKGLNKDKLIELGVLGKNDNDQKTYLRFLDRIIFPIYSPSAQVVGFGGRTLKEKAAKYINSPQNKLFDKSSLLYGYHLAKEHIYKQKQVIVTEGYLDVILLHQAGFKNAIATLGTALTPSHLPLLKKGDPEILLSYDGDKAGRNAAYKASLMLAKEQRKGGVILFENNLDPADMIANHQIETLKNWLSRPIAFIEFVLRHMAGSYLLDDPLEKDKALKEMLGFLKNFSLLLQNEYKPLIATLLQAPLHVLGIREPVSFQPFYPKTEKPNRPQKFAHVSSAPSLEFLEKLVIRYLLEDRSLLDLAVGYIHSGVFLHKKQEFDALCQEKLDDPKLVALLLDANLPLKKGGFEKELRLLILRYFERQLKEIPKSSLPFSEKMICLKKIRQAIMKLKQGELVAI; from the coding sequence ATGATTCTTAAAAGTTCCATTGATCGCCTTTTGCAAACGATAGACATTGTAGAAGTCATTAGCTCTTATGTGGATTTGAGGAAATCAGGTTCGAATTACATGGCTTGTTGCCCTTTTCATGAAGAAAGGAGCGCGAGTTTTAGCGTCAATCAAATTAAGGGGTTTTACCATTGCTTTGGGTGTGGGGCGAGCGGGGATAGCATTAAATTTGTGATGGCGTTTGAAAAGCTTTCGTTTGTGGAAGCGCTTGAGAAATTAGCCCACCGATTCAATATAACTTTAGAATATGACAAAAGCGCTTATTACGATCATAAAGAAGATTACCACCTTTTAGAAATGGTGAGTTCGTTGTATCAAGAAGAGCTTTTTAACGCCCCGTTTTTTTTGAATTATTTGCAAAAAAGAGGGCTTAGCATAGAGAGCATCAAAGCGTTTAAATTAGGCTTATGCACGAATAGAATTGATTACGGCATTGAAAATAAAGGCTTGAATAAGGACAAATTGATTGAATTGGGCGTGCTAGGCAAAAACGATAACGATCAGAAAACCTATTTGCGCTTTTTGGATCGCATCATATTCCCTATTTATAGCCCTAGCGCTCAAGTGGTGGGTTTTGGAGGGCGCACCTTAAAAGAAAAAGCGGCCAAGTATATCAATTCGCCCCAAAATAAGCTTTTTGATAAATCCAGCTTGCTCTATGGCTATCATTTGGCTAAAGAACACATCTATAAACAAAAGCAAGTCATTGTAACAGAAGGGTATTTGGATGTGATTTTATTGCACCAAGCGGGTTTTAAAAACGCCATAGCCACGCTTGGGACAGCTTTAACGCCATCGCATTTGCCCTTGCTTAAAAAAGGCGATCCAGAAATCCTCTTAAGCTATGATGGGGATAAGGCAGGGCGGAATGCGGCTTATAAAGCGAGCTTGATGTTGGCTAAAGAGCAAAGGAAAGGGGGGGTGATTTTGTTTGAAAACAACCTAGACCCAGCGGATATGATCGCTAATCATCAGATTGAAACCTTAAAAAATTGGCTATCGCGCCCCATAGCTTTCATTGAATTTGTTTTAAGGCACATGGCGGGTTCTTATCTTTTAGACGATCCTTTAGAAAAAGATAAGGCCCTTAAAGAAATGTTAGGGTTTTTGAAAAACTTTTCCTTGCTTTTACAAAATGAATACAAGCCCTTAATCGCTACGCTTTTGCAAGCTCCTTTGCATGTTTTAGGGATTAGAGAGCCAGTTTCTTTTCAGCCTTTTTACCCCAAAACAGAAAAGCCTAATCGCCCTCAAAAGTTCGCACATGTTTCTAGCGCGCCCAGTTTGGAATTTTTAGAAAAATTGGTGATCCGCTACCTTTTAGAAGACAGGAGCTTGTTGGATTTAGCGGTGGGTTATATCCATAGTGGGGTATTCTTGCATAAAAAACAAGAATTTGATGCTTTGTGTCAAGAAAAATTAGACGACCCTAAATTAGTTGCGTTATTATTAGATGCGAATTTACCCCTAAAAAAAGGGGGTTTTGAAAAGGAATTGCGTTTGTTGATTTTGCGCTATTTTGAGCGCCAACTCAAGGAAATCCCTAAAAGTTCGCTCCCTTTTAGCGAAAAAATGATCTGTTTGAAAAAGATTCGCCAGGCCATTATGAAATTAAAACAAGGAGAATTAGTCGCCATATGA
- a CDS encoding carbonic anhydrase, producing the protein MEAFLGALEFQENEYEEFKELYESLKTKQKPHTLFISCVDSRVVPNLITGTKPGELYVIRNMGNVIPPKTSYKESLSTIASVEYAIAHAGIQNLIICGHSDCGACGSIHLINDETTKAKTPYIANWIQFLEPIKEELKDHPQFSNHFAKRSWLTERLNVRLQLNNLLSYDFIQERVMNNELKIFGWHYIIETGRIYNYNFESHFFEPIEETIKQRISHENF; encoded by the coding sequence GTGGAAGCGTTTTTAGGAGCGTTAGAGTTTCAAGAGAATGAATATGAAGAGTTTAAAGAGCTTTATGAGAGCTTAAAGACTAAGCAAAAGCCCCACACTTTGTTCATTTCTTGCGTGGATTCACGAGTCGTGCCTAATCTAATCACTGGCACCAAGCCGGGCGAATTGTATGTGATCCGCAACATGGGCAATGTGATCCCCCCTAAAACAAGCTATAAAGAATCCCTTTCTACCATTGCGAGCGTTGAATACGCTATTGCGCATGCGGGGATTCAAAACTTAATCATTTGCGGGCATAGCGATTGTGGGGCTTGCGGGAGCATTCATTTGATCAATGATGAAACCACCAAAGCTAAAACCCCTTACATTGCAAATTGGATACAATTTTTAGAGCCTATTAAAGAAGAATTAAAAGATCACCCGCAATTCAGCAACCATTTCGCCAAGCGTTCATGGCTTACGGAGCGTTTGAACGTGCGCTTGCAACTCAACAACCTCTTAAGCTATGATTTCATTCAAGAAAGAGTGATGAATAACGAATTAAAAATTTTTGGTTGGCACTATATCATAGAAACAGGCAGGATTTATAATTATAATTTTGAAAGCCATTTTTTTGAGCCGATTGAAGAAACCATCAAACAAAGGATAAGTCATGAAAACTTCTAA
- a CDS encoding DUF5718 family protein, which translates to MQEFLGFGVVGNFAGHLEQAGESHSFINMKSEEKDAPKGLFPFYIPYENCYLGRCCINNHKIILPNDLNLKVQAEPEIALECDVKYDEKHLVTKLVPNFFMAFNDASVRNLEAAKLSQKKNFSPASKGIGQKLPIDRFVYGGVCNNFSIASFLKYNNVWHVYGENSKLLKYEFFYQKLLDWIKDRLNHQQDGDSLEALRPFLERHNFPTKMVFAIGATPYMPFAQEHFLQKGDEVVIIAYNHLQYSFEKIQNLLEEDALQTKEHANLSYVYQIVE; encoded by the coding sequence ATGCAAGAGTTTTTAGGTTTTGGTGTGGTGGGGAATTTTGCAGGGCATTTGGAGCAAGCAGGAGAGAGTCATAGTTTTATTAACATGAAAAGCGAAGAAAAGGACGCTCCTAAGGGACTATTCCCTTTTTATATCCCCTATGAGAATTGCTATTTGGGGCGTTGTTGCATTAATAACCATAAGATTATTTTGCCCAATGATTTGAATTTGAAGGTGCAAGCAGAGCCAGAAATCGCTTTAGAATGCGATGTCAAATACGATGAAAAACATTTGGTAACCAAGCTTGTGCCTAATTTTTTCATGGCGTTTAATGACGCTTCTGTGCGTAATTTAGAAGCCGCAAAGCTCTCCCAAAAAAAGAATTTTTCACCAGCTTCTAAAGGTATAGGGCAGAAATTGCCTATTGATAGGTTTGTTTATGGGGGGGTGTGTAATAATTTTTCTATCGCGTCTTTTTTGAAATACAATAATGTTTGGCACGTTTATGGGGAAAACAGCAAATTGCTCAAATACGAGTTTTTTTATCAAAAACTCTTAGATTGGATCAAAGACCGACTAAACCACCAACAAGATGGCGATTCTTTAGAGGCTTTAAGACCTTTTTTAGAACGCCATAACTTCCCTACTAAAATGGTTTTTGCGATCGGGGCTACCCCTTATATGCCTTTTGCGCAAGAGCATTTCTTACAAAAAGGCGATGAGGTGGTGATTATCGCTTACAACCATTTACAATACAGCTTTGAAAAGATTCAAAACCTCTTAGAAGAGGACGCCCTACAAACCAAAGAACACGCTAATCTTTCTTATGTCTATCAAATCGTAGAGTAG
- the panC gene encoding pantoate--beta-alanine ligase, with product MRALETIAALREYRKSLKESVGFVPTMGALHRGHQSLIERSLKENSHTIVSVFVNPTQFGANEDFSAYPRPLEKDLALCEKLGVNAVFLPKIGEMYPYEAEQRLKLHAPAFLSHSLEGAMRQGHFDGVVQVVLKLFHLTNPTRAYFGKKDAQQLLIIQHLVQDLLLDIEIAPCEIVRDDDNLALSSRNVYLNATERRQALAIPKALENIQQAIDKGEKACEKLKKLGLEILKNLEVDYLECCNHKLEPLKTIEPANTLVLVAARVGKTRLLDNLWV from the coding sequence ATGCGGGCGTTAGAAACGATTGCTGCTTTAAGAGAATATCGTAAAAGTTTGAAAGAAAGCGTGGGGTTTGTGCCGACTATGGGGGCTTTACACAGAGGGCATCAAAGCTTGATAGAAAGGAGTTTGAAAGAAAATTCCCACACGATTGTAAGCGTTTTTGTCAATCCCACGCAATTTGGGGCTAACGAGGATTTTAGCGCTTACCCGCGCCCTTTAGAAAAGGATTTGGCTTTGTGTGAAAAATTAGGCGTTAATGCGGTGTTTTTGCCTAAAATTGGCGAAATGTATCCCTATGAAGCAGAGCAACGCCTAAAACTCCATGCCCCTGCATTTTTATCCCATTCTTTAGAGGGAGCCATGCGTCAGGGGCATTTTGATGGGGTGGTTCAGGTCGTGCTAAAATTGTTCCATCTTACTAACCCCACTAGAGCGTATTTTGGTAAAAAGGACGCCCAACAGCTTTTAATCATCCAGCATTTAGTCCAAGATTTGCTTTTAGACATTGAAATAGCGCCATGCGAGATTGTGCGAGATGATGATAATCTGGCTTTAAGCTCTAGGAATGTGTATTTGAATGCAACAGAAAGAAGACAAGCCCTAGCCATTCCAAAAGCTTTAGAAAATATCCAGCAGGCCATAGATAAGGGCGAAAAAGCGTGCGAAAAACTGAAAAAACTAGGGCTTGAAATTTTAAAAAATTTAGAAGTGGATTATTTGGAATGCTGTAACCACAAGCTAGAGCCTTTAAAAACCATAGAGCCGGCTAACACGCTGGTTTTAGTGGCGGCTCGTGTGGGTAAAACCAGGCTTTTAGACAATTTGTGGGTGTAG
- the kdsA gene encoding 3-deoxy-8-phosphooctulonate synthase produces MKTSNTKTPKPVLIAGPCVIESLENLRNIAIKLQPLANNERLDFYFKASFDKANRTSLESYRGPGLEKGLEMLQTIKEEFGYQILTDVHESYQASVAAKVADILQIPAFLCRQTDLIVAVSQTNAIVNIKKGQFMNPKDMQYSVLKALKIRDKSIQSPTYETALKNGVWLCERGSSFGYGNLVVDMRSLKIMREFAPVIFDATHSVQMPGGANGKSSGDSSFAPILARAAAAVGIDGLFAETHTDPKNALSDGANMLKPDELEYLVTDMLKIQNLF; encoded by the coding sequence ATGAAAACTTCTAACACAAAAACCCCTAAACCCGTTTTAATCGCTGGCCCATGCGTCATTGAGAGCTTAGAAAATCTAAGAAATATCGCTATTAAATTACAACCCCTAGCCAACAACGAGCGATTGGATTTTTATTTCAAAGCGAGTTTTGATAAGGCGAACCGCACGAGTTTGGAGAGCTATAGAGGGCCTGGTTTAGAAAAAGGCTTAGAAATGTTACAAACCATCAAAGAGGAATTTGGTTATCAAATCTTAACCGATGTGCATGAGAGCTATCAAGCAAGCGTGGCAGCCAAAGTAGCGGATATTTTACAAATCCCGGCGTTTTTGTGCCGCCAAACGGATCTGATTGTAGCAGTGAGCCAAACTAACGCTATTGTCAATATCAAAAAAGGGCAATTCATGAACCCAAAAGACATGCAATATTCTGTCTTAAAAGCCCTTAAAATTAGGGATAAAAGCATTCAAAGCCCCACTTATGAAACGGCGTTAAAAAATGGCGTGTGGTTGTGTGAAAGGGGGAGCAGCTTTGGGTATGGGAATTTAGTGGTGGATATGCGTTCTTTAAAAATCATGCGAGAATTTGCCCCTGTGATTTTTGACGCCACTCATAGCGTGCAAATGCCAGGGGGAGCGAACGGGAAAAGTTCAGGGGATAGCTCTTTTGCCCCTATTTTAGCGAGAGCTGCGGCTGCGGTGGGGATTGATGGGTTGTTCGCTGAAACGCATACTGATCCTAAAAACGCCCTAAGCGATGGGGCGAACATGCTCAAACCTGATGAGCTAGAATATTTAGTAACCGACATGTTAAAAATCCAAAATTTATTTTAA
- a CDS encoding MnmA/TRMU family protein gives MKQIKALALFSGGLDSLLSMKLLIDQGIEVTALHFNIGFGGNKDKREYFENATAQIGAKLLVCDIREQFFNDVLFKPKYGYGKYFNPCIDCHANMFRNAFYKMLELNADFVLSGEVLGQRPKSQRKEALNQVRKLVREVGEEARFDLILDRTQASGEKPQFLDELLLRPMSAKLLEPTFMEKKGWVDREKLLDVSGRGRTRQLQMIKDYGLKYYEKPGGGCLLTDIQVSNKIKNLKEYREMVFEDSVIVKVGRYFVLPHNARLVVARNEEENHKLDIQHPLMDKIELLGCKGPLSLVDKNASKEDKELAGRIALGYAKTLKNQAYLIQIGNEKHELYPLDKESAREYLFA, from the coding sequence ATGAAACAAATAAAAGCTTTAGCCTTATTTAGTGGGGGGTTGGATAGTTTGTTGTCCATGAAATTACTCATTGATCAAGGCATTGAAGTAACCGCTTTGCACTTTAATATAGGGTTTGGGGGGAATAAAGATAAAAGAGAGTATTTTGAAAACGCCACCGCGCAAATCGGGGCTAAGCTCCTAGTGTGCGATATTAGAGAGCAGTTTTTTAACGATGTGTTGTTCAAGCCCAAATACGGCTATGGGAAATATTTCAACCCTTGCATTGATTGCCATGCCAACATGTTTAGGAACGCTTTTTATAAAATGCTTGAATTGAACGCGGATTTTGTTTTGAGCGGGGAAGTGCTAGGGCAACGCCCTAAATCCCAAAGGAAAGAAGCGCTCAATCAGGTGAGGAAATTAGTCAGAGAAGTGGGCGAAGAGGCTCGTTTTGATCTTATTTTAGACCGAACGCAAGCAAGCGGTGAAAAGCCTCAATTTTTAGACGAATTGCTCTTAAGGCCCATGAGCGCTAAACTCTTAGAGCCTACTTTTATGGAAAAAAAGGGTTGGGTTGATAGGGAAAAGCTTTTAGATGTGAGCGGTAGGGGGCGCACTAGGCAATTGCAAATGATCAAAGATTACGGCTTGAAATATTATGAAAAGCCGGGTGGGGGGTGCTTGCTTACGGACATTCAAGTGAGCAATAAGATTAAGAATTTGAAAGAATACAGAGAAATGGTGTTTGAAGACAGCGTGATCGTTAAAGTTGGGCGTTATTTTGTCTTACCCCATAACGCTCGTTTGGTGGTGGCAAGGAATGAAGAAGAAAACCATAAATTGGATATTCAACACCCCTTAATGGATAAGATTGAATTACTAGGCTGTAAGGGCCCTTTGAGTTTGGTGGATAAAAACGCCAGCAAAGAAGATAAAGAATTAGCCGGCCGTATCGCTCTAGGCTATGCTAAGACTTTAAAAAATCAAGCTTATCTCATTCAAATAGGGAACGAAAAGCACGAGCTTTACCCTTTGGATAAAGAGAGCGCTAGAGAGTATTTATTCGCTTAA
- the pyrF gene encoding orotidine-5'-phosphate decarboxylase, producing the protein MQLCVALDLEKKEDNLSLLQELKGLDLWAKVGLRSFIRDGATFLDEIRKIDGNFKIFLDLKLYDIPYTMANAALECAKLEIDMLTVHLSSGKIALEILMQRLNALKKRPLIMGVSALTSFSEEEFLSVYNAPLKTQAIKLSAMGKESGIDGVVCSVFESLAIKEALGKDFLTLTPGIRLNKSDKEDQERVANAKEAKQNLSDFIVVGRPIYQAKEPREVVLELLKDC; encoded by the coding sequence ATGCAATTGTGTGTCGCATTGGATTTAGAAAAAAAAGAGGACAACCTTTCTTTATTACAAGAATTAAAGGGCTTAGATTTATGGGCTAAAGTGGGGCTTAGATCTTTTATAAGAGACGGGGCGACTTTTTTAGATGAAATCAGAAAGATTGATGGGAATTTTAAGATCTTTTTGGATTTAAAGCTCTATGATATCCCTTATACTATGGCAAATGCCGCTCTAGAATGCGCGAAATTAGAAATTGACATGCTCACCGTGCATTTAAGCAGCGGCAAAATCGCACTAGAAATCTTAATGCAACGCTTAAACGCTCTTAAAAAACGCCCCTTGATTATGGGTGTGAGCGCTTTAACCAGCTTTAGCGAAGAGGAATTTTTGAGCGTGTATAACGCCCCTTTAAAAACTCAAGCGATAAAATTGAGCGCTATGGGCAAAGAGAGCGGGATTGATGGGGTGGTGTGTTCGGTGTTTGAAAGTTTAGCGATTAAAGAGGCTTTAGGTAAGGACTTTTTGACTTTAACCCCTGGCATAAGGCTCAATAAAAGCGATAAAGAAGATCAAGAAAGGGTGGCGAACGCTAAAGAAGCCAAACAAAATTTAAGCGATTTTATCGTGGTGGGCCGCCCCATTTATCAGGCTAAAGAGCCTAGAGAAGTGGTTTTAGAGCTTTTAAAGGATTGTTAA
- a CDS encoding DUF3944 domain-containing protein: MAYKYDRDLEFLKQLESSDLLDLFEVLVFGKDGEKRHNEKLTSSLEYKRHGDDYAKYAERIAEELQYYGSNSFASFIKGEGVLYKEILCDVCDKLKVNYNKKTETTLIEQNMLSKILERSLEEMDDEEVKEMCDELSIKNTDNLNRQALSAATLTLFKMGGFKSYQLAVIVANAVAKTILGRGLSLAGDQVLTRTLSFLTGPVGWIITGVWTAIDIAGPAYRVTIPACIVVATLRLKTQQANEDKKSLQIESV; this comes from the coding sequence ATGGCATACAAATATGATAGAGACTTGGAATTTTTAAAGCAATTGGAATCTAGTGATTTATTGGATTTGTTTGAGGTACTTGTTTTTGGTAAAGACGGTGAAAAAAGACACAATGAAAAACTCACAAGCTCCCTAGAATACAAAAGGCATGGCGATGATTACGCTAAATACGCAGAAAGAATCGCTGAAGAGTTGCAATACTATGGGAGCAATAGTTTTGCGAGCTTCATTAAGGGCGAAGGAGTCTTATACAAAGAGATTCTATGCGATGTGTGCGATAAATTAAAGGTCAATTACAACAAGAAAACTGAAACGACTTTAATTGAACAAAACATGCTTTCTAAAATCTTAGAAAGAAGCCTAGAAGAAATGGATGATGAAGAAGTGAAAGAAATGTGCGATGAATTGTCCATAAAAAACACTGACAATTTAAACAGACAAGCTTTAAGCGCAGCGACTTTAACGCTGTTTAAAATGGGGGGCTTTAAATCTTATCAATTAGCAGTCATTGTTGCGAATGCGGTCGCAAAAACCATTCTAGGGCGTGGTTTATCGCTTGCGGGCGATCAAGTGCTTACAAGAACTCTGAGCTTTTTAACAGGCCCTGTTGGCTGGATCATTACAGGCGTATGGACAGCGATTGATATTGCAGGGCCGGCTTATAGGGTAACCATACCAGCATGCATTGTGGTCGCCACTTTACGCCTAAAAACGCAACAAGCCAATGAAGATAAGAAGTCATTGCAAATAGAATCCGTTTAA
- the groES gene encoding co-chaperone GroES translates to MKFQPLGERVLVERLEEENKTSSGIIIPDNAKEKPLMGVVKAVSHKISEGCKCVKEGDVIAFGKYKGAEIVLDGTEYMVLELEDILGIVGAGSCCHTGNHDHKHAKEHEACCHDHKKH, encoded by the coding sequence ATGAAGTTTCAACCATTAGGAGAAAGGGTCTTAGTAGAAAGACTTGAAGAAGAGAACAAAACCAGTTCAGGCATCATCATCCCTGATAACGCTAAAGAAAAGCCTTTAATGGGCGTAGTCAAAGCCGTTAGCCATAAAATCAGTGAGGGTTGCAAATGCGTTAAAGAGGGCGATGTGATCGCTTTTGGCAAATACAAAGGTGCAGAAATCGTTTTAGACGGCACTGAATACATGGTGCTAGAACTAGAAGACATTCTGGGCATCGTGGGTGCGGGATCTTGCTGTCATACAGGCAATCATGACCATAAACATGCTAAAGAGCATGAAGCTTGCTGTCATGATCACAAAAAACACTAA
- the ribH gene encoding 6,7-dimethyl-8-ribityllumazine synthase: MRIIEGKLQLQGNERVAILTSRFNHIITDRLQEGAMDCFKRHGGDEDLLDVVLVPGAYELPFILERLLGSGKYDGVCVLGAIIRGGTPHFDYVSAEATKGIASAMLKYSMPVSFGVLTTDNIEQAIERAGSKAGNKGFEAMNTLIELLSLCQTLKG, encoded by the coding sequence ATGCGAATCATAGAAGGGAAATTGCAATTACAAGGGAATGAAAGAGTCGCTATTTTAACATCGCGCTTCAATCATATCATCACAGACAGATTACAAGAAGGGGCGATGGATTGCTTTAAAAGGCATGGGGGCGATGAGGATCTTTTAGACGTCGTGCTGGTGCCTGGGGCTTATGAATTGCCTTTCATTTTAGAGAGGTTGTTAGGGAGTGGAAAATACGATGGCGTGTGCGTTTTAGGAGCCATTATTAGAGGGGGGACTCCGCATTTTGACTACGTGAGCGCAGAAGCGACTAAGGGCATTGCCAGCGCGATGCTAAAATACAGCATGCCGGTAAGCTTTGGCGTGCTTACCACAGACAATATTGAACAAGCGATTGAAAGAGCGGGCAGTAAAGCCGGCAATAAGGGCTTTGAAGCGATGAACACTCTCATTGAATTATTGAGCTTGTGCCAAACTCTCAAGGGTTAA